GGTATGCGCCCATGAGCTGAAGCTCAACAGAGGGTGGGTCTTTCAGAAAGACGGCATCCATCGAAGAGAGGTTAAGGCACAGGAAGTTTCGTGATTTGGCATAGCTAGTCAAAGCGTTGTCAAAGTCCGAACCCTAATTCAATTAGAAATGTAGTGGCTAAACCTGAAGCAGGGGTATGATGCAAGTAGGGGTGTACACAGAATATCCGGATAACCATTTGCAGCATAACTACTCGAATACTAGTGTCCCTATTCGATTCTTCTGTATAGTGCATGAGCCAGAAGGAGTCACCGCTACCGTTTTGGGGCGCAAATgctcactgttttttttctgaaagctATGTATCTCTGGAGTATATTTCTGAAAGCTATCTATCTCTGGAGTATATTTCTGAAAGCTATGTATCTCTGGAGTATATTTCTGAAAGCTATCTATCTTTGGAGTATATTTCTGAAAGCTATGTATCTGGAGTATATTTCTGAAAGCTATGTATCTCTGGAGTATATTTCTGAAAGCTATCTATCTTTGGAGTATATTTCTGAAAGCTATGTATCTCTGGAGTATATTTCTGAAAGCTATCTATCTCTGGAGTATATTTCTGAAAGCTATGTATCTCTAGAGTATATTTCTGAAAGCTATCTATCTTTGGAACATATTTCTGATCTATCTTTGGAGTATATTTCTGAAAGCTATGTATCTATGGAGTATATTTCTGAAAGCTATGTATCTCTAGGGTATATTTCTGAAAGCTATCTATCTTTGGAGTATATTTCTGAAAGCTATGTATCTATGGGGTATATTTCTGCATGATCACAACTTGGATCTGGTAGCTTTGTGATTTTACAGCTTCTAATGTAGCATTGCATGACAAATCAACAAGGGGTCCCACCTCaactttttaaatattattttttttctggtggAAGATGAGTCAATATCATGGAGAAATATTAGAGCCATTGGGGAATAATGTATTAAGTTACAGCCACTTTACTGGAGGTTGGGAACTACATGTGGAATCTCGATTGACTTGAAAAGAGTGGCAGGAAGGTTGCGGGGACCGGATATTTAACTTTTTGTCGTTTTTTAGAATATCAGTCAATTTTGTGAATTTTAAATGCAGAGGGTATAGAATAGATTATTCAGCACTCTGGTAGGCTACCGACCAAGACAGCCATTTTTCCTGCTAGTGGGGAAAAGTTTAATGTTTTTGTGATGTAACCGCTATAGCGCAATAACGTATGGAAGTCGATTGGAAGTGTGAATTctttagtgttagcattttaacacttcctggttcctaAAGATAAAAACCCTATGGAAAAATGAAGGTGTAAAGAAAACCAGTAGAAAACCTAGGCAAACTGTTTGGTGAATCCAAATATAGTTGGTCGGTCTTTTGTATTTGACTAATGTCTTGTCTCGTATAAATAAAGATGTGGGACTCGGGTTAGTGGTGTCCATGGTTGCAGACAACTATTTACTCCTGTCGCACCTAAAACATCAGATTTATACTATGCAACCGATTGTGGCCATCAAAACCTTAGGTAATCGACGTGTGTACTTACGTTAAAATGCATCGTCATTGTGAGAACACAACCACTGATCAGTAAAACTAACTATGCTTTGCTTCTGCTCGCCTTGTGAAATTGGTGTCTTGCTTTGTAGACCGTTATCTTTAGCTGTTAGCAGAGGGTTAGCAACAGGCATATTTTAAAGATATAATGGGTCTAAAGTTTATACAGAGCTGACATTCGAAACAATTCAAAttgtggctgaaaataaactaTGATCACCAGAATCAATAAAGTTGATCTCAAAGCGTATGTCCTGCCCCATGAATAACAGTTTATGGACCCTGTTGGTTATTCGAATATAAAATATGATTAATATGCACAGAAAGCCCCATCGCCATGACGTTCAGCTGCAGGATTGGGTTTGGGTCCACCCCCCACTGGTGGTGTGCCACATCTGGTCCGCTCTgggaccaccatcatctttagtgtaACTGGGCAcagatattaagaaaataacatcaaATGTTAGCAGTTCCTGGAATCTCATAATCATATccttggcatagtctatttaaaatgTCAGCCGCCAAACAGACGAAGTTCATAGCCTACTAGATGGTCAGTTAAAGACTTATGTTGCACACCGCACACTTCAATAcaaatgttaagggttggtgaaaatgactgaagaagtataaatgagtaaataaatcaatattttGAAAGCAAGTGGCAAAACGGTGGGCCatttgtctgtaactccagtggTGAGCAGAGCCAAAGGCCAGCGGACTGCCAGCGCTGCCCCCAGTGGGCCGGCAGGGGGCCGGCAGTAGGCCGACAGTGGTCTTCTGGTCTTTTTGCTATCAGGGGGTGTAGATTTCCAGATATGTCAAAGGGGTTCACAAACATTCTAGCACTACTGTACATGTTAACATTCTAGCACTACTGTACATGTTAACATTCTAGCACTACTGTACATGTTAACATTCTACACTACTGTACATGTTAACATTCTAGCACTACTGTACATGTTAACATTCTAGCACTACTGTACATGTTAACATTCTACACTACTGTACATGTTAACATTCTAGCACTACTGTACATGTTAACATTCTACACTACTGTACATGTTAACATTCTAGCACTACTGTACATGTTAACATTCTAGCACTACTGTACATGTTAACATTCTACACTACTGTACATGTTAACATTCTAGCACTACTGTACATGTTAACATTCTAGCACTACTGTACATGTTAACATTCTAGCACTACTGTACATGTTAACTactttgtgtttattttatttagctgAAAGAGCAGATTGTGgacctggagaaggagaaagatctGCTGAAAGAGAATTGTGATAAACTGGTGAATAGGTGAggaatctctctttttttttccgcctctgttgcttttttttctttttgtcaaaTTAGCAATCTAAAGTCTTAATGCTTTGGATATTTCTTTTTGGTTAACAGTGCCTTTGACGTGAGCCAGGAGCAGAGATggaagacgagagagaagcagctcAGACTGCAAATTGCCCAGCTTGAAATGGCACTGAAATCAGACCTCACTGACAAGAACGAGATTCTCAACAAGGTCAAGGCAGAGAGAGGTACTTGGTCAAATGCATCTGATCGTATGGGAATATTGAAACATGGAATGCACTGCATTATTctgcgcgtctggtgttcaaccaaccgaaaagggcacacgtcaccccgctactcattgagctccactggctgccagtagctgctcgcattaagttcaagtcacttatgcttgcctacagagtgcttgctggttctgctcccacctacctaaatgctcttgtaagggcaaatgttacacccaggacgctgcgctcgtctagtgagcgtcgtttggcactgccgtctgtgcaagcacggcaaaccagactattctcatttgtagttccacgttggtggaacgaactgcctagtactaccagagcaggggcgtccctctctaccttcaagaagcttttgaagacccaactcttcagagagcactccccgttcctgcacttctttttccttgtttcgttgttttctaattctcatgtaaagtagtatttattgttacaccatgctttttattgctcttagcttgactgttctctccattgtacgtcgctttggacaaaagcgtctgctaaatgactaaatgtaaatgtaaatgtaaaatgtaaatcatGGTAATTAGCATAGCTATATTTGGTTCATTTCACTCTATGAAACTTGGGTTGGATGGCCCTATAGCAATAGACCGCACTGCTGTACCAAGCTCTCACTTCAGCTCTCATTTGACTTTCAAGTTAACAATGTGAGTTTAGCTCCCATGGCTGAATGATTTAAGTCCAAGTTTCTAAGTTTGTGGGATGTCAGTGATGTCTCTTATTAACCCAGAATGTAACAATATGCCACAATTTATGATCTACAGTATTTAGTGTAAGCTTTGTATGCTGACtgtgtgatttttttctttcatcagatgcaaatgaagctttgtctcaggaaaacacacagctccagcTGCGCTATTTAGAGCAGAAGCAACAACTGGATGAGATTCAAGAACGCATGAAGTTTTTCACAAAGGTGCCTGGGTTGATATGGTCATGTTAGTCACTGTAACCATGCTACTTGGGCTATCGGCATCATTGATATGGTTTTTAATCTTATACATTTGGCTGTTGTGTTGATATTACTGATGTACTGATTTTCAGGAGAGTGACGTCGACGCTGCAGAACTCAGTGAGGCACTGATGCTCATTAAGGTACCCATAGAAGTCACATTACTAAGAGCTCATCGTTCTACTAACTGGCTTgccattaggggtgggaatctcttggcacctcacgattcgattccgattcggaggtcaacgattcgattctaaaccgattctcgattctaaaccgattatcgattatcaattctaaaccgataaaacgattatcgatgcatctcaatttttaaaacatttgagtttgctacttagagtctcaaatcacttcctactttgtgtttgataattaaagaaaatcaacagatctatttttttattagagaaaaagtttttccttgtcacaattatgactttctatgaacaatgcaataatcgatgcagcttgcatttcaacacaaaatgaatgtgtaaaagaaaaaaaatatatatatatatacattttttttattttttttttattaaaaaatcgattatgaacttttcttaatcgagacagaatcattctaaagagaatcgagagaaatcgaaaaatcgatttttttcccccacccctacttgCCATAGTAATGGTTATCTCTGCATTGATAAAAACCCTGCATGTTATTGTCTCCTCAGGTTCGTAGAGTCCAGAAGAGTGGAGATCTTGATTTTCTGGAAAAGGAGCGCAAAGATGTCAAAGTGGATTCCATGAAGGAGTTACAGGCTACCTATGCTGAGACTGTCCAAGAGCTGGAGAAGACGAGGAACATGCTCTTCATGCAACACAAGATCAATAAAGACTATCAGGTAAAGATCATCTTCATTCAGTGGAGACCTTTTAGTGCTATGCAACATGCTATTGATGCAGCACAAGATCAATAAAGATTATCAGGTAAAGATCATCGTCATTCAGTGGAGACCCTTTAGTGCTATGGATACCATGACGCCACACTGCAATTCTAATGCTGTATGAATTCAGGCTTGTTTTTGTCTTCGCCCACTCAGGCCGAAGTTGAAGCCGTTAACCGTAAATTAGACGACTTGAAGATGGAGAGTCAAACGAAGCTCGAGAAGCTGGCCCACCTATTAGACATGAGAGCTGCTAAAATCAAGAAACTAGAAGgtttgcctgtttttttttcttccagtaaTTCAGTTGTAATTGGACTCCTCCTGAGTTTTGAAATACTCACATACAGgcgttttttttgtgtctcatCATCACAGCTCAGCTCCGAGACATTGCTTATGGAACCAAAGCCCATGTGTTCAGACCCGAGGTGACAGAAGAGGACACAGCGGACGAGTTTGATGAAACCGTCCACCTGGAGAGAGGCGAGAACCTCCTAGAGATCCACCTTGGCAACGCTCGGTTCTCACCTGAAGCCCTAGGGACCCTGGGGGACCCTGACCCCTCCACCTTCTGTACGTTCGCCTTCTATGACTATGAGATCCAGTCCACCGCAGTGGTGCAGGGCGCCCACCCGGCCTACAACTTCACCTCCCAGTACCTGGTCCGCATGGACGAACTCCTCCTGCAGCACCTTCATACCAGCACTGTTGCTGTGGAAACCCAACTGGCAGAAGGTCTGGACTATCGGACGGTGGCCGCTGGTCATTTGCGACTGAGCCAGGTGTTGGACCGCAGTGGGAAGGTGTTCGGTACCTTACACCTTGTGGGTGAGTATGggtacagtggtacagggggtagagaagtcgtttagtaatcagaaggttgctagttcgattccctgtcgaagcgtctttgagcaagacactgaacccctaattgctcctgatgtgcagtgtgccatcagtgtacatgtaaaatgtgtatacatccttgtaagtcgctttggataaaagcgtctgctaaatgactaaatgtaaatgtaaatgtactcatTGAAAATACTGATGTCCGTCCTTTGAGCGCAGATAGCACTCACTTAATACTCgccatgtgtattgattggAAGGTGTTGAAGGGGAAACCCAGGCTTTCGGCACTCTGGACTACTGGGTCCGGCTGAGGGTTCCTATGGACCAGGCCATCCGCCTCTACAAAGAGCGGATTAAAGCCATGGGCTACCTGGGCTCCAGCATGCCTGAGGACGGTCAGGTACGGCCTCACAAATCAGACGCCTACATTAGTCACTGTGCTACAGAACCCTTTAGATTTGTCTTTTGACTTAAACGATGATGccaattagggctgaacgatgaacgattaattgcatttgcgatttaatcgcgatatgatagaacgcgattttctaaccgcaacgttcgcgattaaaaaacgtggtctaaaaaaaaaagatgttttttttaagatggtaaattttgcacacagtgtttaaaaagtgcatgcctaatgtttatacttaaaattactttttttaaattacttaaatgcacagtggcaaagccactgatttggtgttcttgtttctgtaatgagcagttaaataaaaatgtaaaatgtgggaaagaatattttacactaaatgtatctaatattgtgttggtcatatttaaatcattcattacgttttgttgggaaaaaaagaggataaaaaaaatcgcatattaaatcgcaatcgcaatattttggtaaaaaaacgcaattagattattttcccaaatcgttcagccctacaatgtgatgttttcccctctctgcagAGTCCCTCCGTGaatccctccccatctctcacgGAGGGAGGCCTCAATGAGCTGTACGTCACAGTGCGCTGTTGCACCATCACAAAGTCTCACGATCTGAACTGTCAGCCCAGCCCGTATGTGGTCTACAAACTCTACGACTTCCCCGATCATGATACCCCAATCATCACTAGCAGTAATAATGCCTATTTGACAACTGCAAGGCCTTCCCACTGGAGATGAACTCTGACCTCGATCGCTACCTCAGGACAGAGGCGCTCTTCTTCTATGTATTTGATGACCAGGATGTAGGTGGACAGTTGTACTTGGGAAAAGCCAGAGTTCCCCTGTTATCCCTTGCCCATGATAAGTGCATTACTGGTAGGTACTAAGTCAATCctgtatacatacagtaccagtcaaaagtttggacacaccttctcattttttgagaagtgttttctttacttttattattttctacatggtagataacactttttttgtttagtacatcattccatatgtgttctttcgtagtttaaatgtcttcagtagaaatctacaatgtaaaaaataataaaagtaaagaaaacacaatgaaaggtgtgtccaaacttttgactggtactgtatttCATGACAACATTACATTTTTGAATGTTAACAAATTCCCGTTTTTCCATTTGTcttcacacacagggacatttgAGATGGCCGATCCGGCGGGGTGTGCTAGTGGTCACCTTGAGGTCATGCTCAAATGGAGGTACACTTACCTCCCGCCCCCAGAGTCCGCAGTGACCCCTGACCAGGCCAAGGTCATAGCCAAAAACACACTGACCAAACTAACCGCCAAAGAAAACTCTTCAGACAAAGagcaaaaggaggagagagaagaagaggagccaAAAGATAAAGCACCTCCTCAGACACCTCACAGCACACTCTCTGGGGTAAGTACACTATCTATGTTAAGTATAGGGCACCTTCTCAGACACCTCACAGCACACTCTCTGGGGTAAGTACACTATCTATGGTTAAGTATAGGGCTATATCCAACTTGACAATATATTACACCTGTCAATTCCAGTGGGTGCTGCTCTTAGTATGTAAACTGACAACATGACTACATATGACTTAGAGACACTATGcatttcaattttctttttcttttaaggCAAAACATTTTatgtaccgtattttccggactataagccgctacttttttcccacgctttgaacctcgcggcttaaacaacgatgcggctaatttatggattatgatacctgtgactgtatacggtggctttgtgtttacggtggctttgtggagctaggatgctagcatagatgcagccgcatggatgcttagctccacgcgatttctcagtatctctcaataacttaactaatgtcaaaataaccacagtctaccagcgtagacagaacacaactcaaaacactttagaaaataaaataaaagtttacaacaatacaaatccagtcttcaagttctttagctcactggtttcaaactagcgtctgtcttcaatctaacgttctagcttctgattgactcttgcgactgtgcgctcttaaagcaacagtgcacttatctaactggcaaaactaactattgtattagttttgatattcattttagcctgtgtaaagttaatttgtttcaatgttgcggtaggcacctgcggcttatagacatgtgcggcttatttatgttaaaaataattatttttaaaaaattcagtgcgtgaggcttatattcaggtgcgctcaatagtccggaaattacggtagacATAGTGAAGTCAGCATTTTTTATGTTGTAAGTCTGAAAATTTGCATTAATGATgatttacatacagtatgacTAGTTGAACTAATATGACTCATTTTAAGTCAAACAGTCAAAATGAATATTACACAAAAAACATGGATATTTCAGTATTGTGTAGAAGCCAAATTAAAATGTGAAAATCCACTGAATTTGGAgcaatacatttgtgacacTGTATCCTTGGAAAATCTCTAAATACATACAATCATCATGACATTTCTGCTttaatactgtttttttttttgtttttttaaacagactATTCAGTGTAGTGTTTTAATTGTCTATAAACTGCGAAGTTGTTGAACTTCTTGAGGTTAGAGAGTAATTCTCTGATGAAATTCATCTCCTAATTGTTTATGTCTCTCTAGACTCCATTACCTAAACCCAGACAGTACCTCACCATAAGGGCACCCAGCAAGAAAGTCTCCTTTGAGGGCTTCACGACAGAGGATCCTCCAGTAAGTTTCTGTTTCTCCCGCTGTCCAGTTCCTATATATGTGAACGCTGTGCATCAGTCTtcaggatgtttgtgtgttgaaggtggaggagagtggTCCCTCTGGGTCTGAACACAGCATGACCGTCACACCGGAGACCACCCGTGTCCCAGCAGCACCGCAGGTGACACACTTCACGCATGTGGACTCTTCATAGTACTGATGTTTATGGTTTGATATTACAACAGTGTTGAATGGAACTGGAATTGGGAATTCCAGTGATTTGAAATGCTGTCATTAATGCCAATGTGTACATGCTACCCTCAGATTGAAAGGGCCGTGGAGGTTATGCAACCGGCACGTgcggatgagggagaggaggacgaggatgaggaagagtccCATTTCTCTGAGGGCCAGGTCATTGGATCcagttctctctccatctctgaggaGTCCGAAATATCTGAGGAAATACCCAAGCAAGAAATGGGttagtttgttttttcatttctacaaaataaaccaaatccgaccaaaaaaataaacagaactTCTGAAGAACCCTACTACTGACTGTCAACTTCTCTTGTTTCATAAATTCAGTAGTGGAAAGATCATACAAAACAGAATAATGACTTTGGAATAGTTCTGATAGTTTTAATTAAGGATAAATAATAATGTTGGTTTGAGTCTCAGTCTTGAGTCTTGCTGTAGATCTATATTCACTCTTGTGTATAGTGAATGTCCCTGCTGTATTTTACAAGATACCTTCCAACACAAATATAGCACTGACTGTTTCCAGTAAGCTGATATCTTTTTTCTTAACCACTAAGAGCATAAATGTTAATGCCAGCTGACCTCGGTCTGTAGACCCTTTAAGCTGCGAGGTTGCCAACAGGAGGCCAGTAGTGGATGGCCCACGGGTGAGAGGCCGAAAGAGACACGGAGAGAATAATGAGAAGTTGAGGTTGCCAGAATGGGAATGATTTTATTGATGCCCAATCCTTTCCGGTTCCCTGAAAAAACCCAACATCACAATAACCTTGGGCGTGAGTGTTTACATTCATGTTGTGTGCCTCCTGTGACCACCGCAGCACGGCAACCGTATCCTAAGCAACAACAACTTACTTCCTGGGTAGAAATCTTTGTCTCTGTAAATGCGTCGAATATCTGGGGTGACAAACAATTCTAGATACCATAAGACAACATAGAGATGTAACTGGCACCTCAGTGCCCTTAACCTAGTGAAGTGGATGGAAGTAACACAGAGTTCTGATGTGGTATTAGTGGTTGTAGGTAACACTGAGTTCTGATGTGGTATCAGTGGTTGTAGGTAACACGGAGTTCTGATGTGGTATTAGTGGTTTTAGGTAACACGGAGTTCTGATGTGGTATCAGTGGTTGTAGGTAACACTGAGTTCTGATGTGGTATTAGTGGTTTTAGGTAACACGGAGTTCTGATGTGGTATTAGTGGTTTGTGACTGTTGTTTTCTTTGGCCTCTCACTAGATGAACAGCAGATGGATTCTTCTGATGTGAATGAATTGATCCTGTCCGATAGTGATGACTGCATTGTTCCGGGTCATAATACACAGAGTCGGAAGCAGGTAAGCCAAGCAGGTTCACCCTTTGGTGCAGTGGGACTTCAAAACTCGACTTTAAAATCAAACAGGAATACATATAAAAGTTTTTGTATGGTGACTCGTATCAGGGACCAATTTTATTAAACTCCGAGAAAGCTGTCTGCACTGAAGTCATTTGGGAACATAAGGCATCAGTGGAGAGGAAACATTCACTCTGTAAACTTGAGTGaaagcgcagaagtttggtcTGAAATGGACtttccttgttttgtttttgttatgttttctctccaaacacacGGGCTGCATTGTTTATGGCGAGGCAGAAGTTCATCGAATGTTTTGTTCTCCCCTGAGCTCTCATCACCGCTCTGGTGTTGATATAACTGGTCAGATCAATACATGAAGCAGCTCTCATCACTGCTCTGTTGTTGATAGAACTGTTCAGATCAATACATGCAGCAGTTCTCCAGTGTTCTCAGATAGGAGAGAGTCCATGGAGGGGTGTAGGGGTGAGCTCAAATTAAACTTATGCCTGGAGTGTATCTGTTAGCTTTAGCTTTATACATCCACTCATTTCAAGTTGGCCAAAGTGAGAATCTAGTTTTCAAATGACAGATAGTCACTGGTCAAAATGGA
Above is a genomic segment from Clupea harengus chromosome 3, Ch_v2.0.2, whole genome shotgun sequence containing:
- the rpgrip1l gene encoding LOW QUALITY PROTEIN: protein fantom (The sequence of the model RefSeq protein was modified relative to this genomic sequence to represent the inferred CDS: inserted 1 base in 1 codon), whose product is MSRFADETAGDAPVRDISLNFAGVGIPEHLTAQNAKARQAVSKVSREELEDRYLRLHEENLLLKQHTHKQEDKIKRMATKLIRLVKDRKRIEQTSSGMVAGRDVEMEEMIEELQEKVHQQEKQNEGLKQRLLAAKQQLQVQNRRPTPYGHIQSRVNTGLRRLKDDFPTTPQDANTPTRATRSADADMGARPPHGLLPRYGHSLLDDARAEIRNLENVIENQVAQMEEMERMTEACRDQLRRKEREYEESLLQLRGQQTSGQRSTIKDNVELIKLQKQLAEKGNAFTVLEERFLQLQESQRTLKASHDVVMAKIDELTEQLKRERLKNLDLEAQLQSKVLEQRKIEELKEQIVDLEKEKDLLKENCDKLVNSAFDVSQEQRWKTREKQLRLQIAQLEMALKSDLTDKNEILNKVKAERDANEALSQENTQLQLRYLEQKQQLDEIQERMKFFTKESDVDAAELSEALMLIKVRRVQKSGDLDFLEKERKDVKVDSMKELQATYAETVQELEKTRNMLFMQHKINKDYQAEVEAVNRKLDDLKMESQTKLEKLAHLLDMRAAKIKKLEAQLRDIAYGTKAHVFRPEVTEEDTADEFDETVHLERGENLLEIHLGNARFSPEALGTLGDPDPSTFCTFAFYDYEIQSTAVVQGAHPAYNFTSQYLVRMDELLLQHLHTSTVAVETQLAEGLDYRTVAAGHLRLSQVLDRSGKVFGTLHLVGVEGETQAFGTLDYWVRLRVPMDQAIRLYKERIKAMGYLGSSMPEDGQVRPHKSDSPSVNPSPSLTEGGLNELYVTVRCCTITKSHDLNCQPSPYVVYKLYDFPDHDTPIITSSNNAXFDNCKAFPLEMNSDLDRYLRTEALFFYVFDDQDVGGQLYLGKARVPLLSLAHDKCITGTFEMADPAGCASGHLEVMLKWRYTYLPPPESAVTPDQAKVIAKNTLTKLTAKENSSDKEQKEEREEEEPKDKAPPQTPHSTLSGTPLPKPRQYLTIRAPSKKVSFEGFTTEDPPVEESGPSGSEHSMTVTPETTRVPAAPQIERAVEVMQPARADEGEEDEDEEESHFSEGQVIGSSSLSISEESEISEEIPKQEMDEQQMDSSDVNELILSDSDDCIVPGHNTQSRKQPSERIRVEVVSLTLCAASRLADDRNIARLFVEYSFLDLPSIETPLSLPKPLAGQSIHYNYSNVIHVDVERNQARRQALRALLEGRTKHLERIRFTVVSDPPEEEEQEQECEDVGVAYLRIPDILERQRDMVDVSLNIVNITDSSEVVGTLKVTVEALDALKSIMEDPDHDHPTSTPPAQA